From Mycoplasmopsis gallinacea, the proteins below share one genomic window:
- a CDS encoding ABC transporter ATP-binding protein, translating to MIKVFKLLPKKVKTLFLIGIILILINVVITMFLPILLSQFLSLIAPSSNEASQTYYIVLFNKVNLFPSNTQAQAITKLIIIVILMIVFGLITSIGSVLITTYAGELSSNHLRNTLFEKYQKLSIKDIAELKTETLITRINDDVAIFWDFLMSASSSLVRAPFFIIVGVVFSFLTDVNLSWAAIGVVPVLVFVLLLIFKLVNPLIKKNRKNLDQITKEVEESIIGSKLIKTYNLEQKQKHKFDLANKRWSSVEIKTFSYFAIGNPAFFAIINLVIVAIYYIAAYNLNDISGDKRQFFATINVFIEYEVLISFGILMLSQFLGILFRAKTSAGRIVEILEKPYDDLNVANGLTLDKSLPTKDFSVEFKDFNFKYYKNSPEYILKNINFKVNGGKTLGIIGPTGSGKTTIGTLIANNLKYTEGSILINDKELNQINSKDLSESLAIVYQESQLFAGTIRSNLLFAKPDATAEEISKALTASCSIDFVYRFDDGLDHPVYQRGKNLSGGQKQRLSIARSLLVNPKILILDDSTSALDNLTTKKLIENIKKYYDCTTIIISQKINSIKHSDEILVINAGEIIAKGKHEQLTKECKWYREIYHNQLEQ from the coding sequence ATGATAAAGGTATTTAAACTCTTGCCAAAAAAAGTAAAAACTCTATTTTTAATAGGTATTATTTTGATTTTAATTAACGTTGTTATTACGATGTTTTTGCCAATTTTGCTTAGTCAGTTTCTTTCATTGATTGCTCCTAGCTCAAATGAAGCTAGTCAAACTTATTACATAGTGCTATTTAACAAGGTTAATTTATTCCCTTCAAATACGCAAGCCCAGGCAATTACCAAACTAATTATTATTGTTATTTTAATGATTGTTTTTGGGTTGATTACATCAATTGGTAGCGTGCTAATTACTACTTATGCTGGCGAGCTTAGTTCAAACCATTTAAGAAACACTTTATTTGAAAAGTATCAAAAATTAAGCATTAAAGATATTGCAGAACTTAAAACCGAAACTTTAATTACTAGAATTAATGATGATGTTGCCATCTTTTGAGACTTTTTAATGAGTGCTTCAAGTTCATTAGTACGTGCTCCATTTTTTATCATTGTCGGGGTAGTATTTTCATTTTTAACTGATGTAAATCTTTCTTGAGCAGCTATTGGGGTTGTCCCGGTTCTTGTGTTTGTGCTTTTACTTATTTTTAAATTAGTAAATCCACTGATTAAGAAAAATAGAAAAAACTTAGACCAAATTACTAAAGAAGTAGAAGAATCAATTATTGGTTCAAAACTTATTAAAACTTACAATTTAGAACAAAAACAAAAACACAAGTTTGATTTAGCAAACAAAAGGTGATCAAGTGTGGAAATTAAAACTTTTAGCTATTTTGCAATTGGAAACCCAGCCTTTTTTGCGATTATCAACCTTGTTATTGTTGCTATTTACTATATTGCTGCATACAATTTAAATGACATTAGCGGTGATAAAAGACAATTTTTTGCCACAATTAACGTTTTTATTGAATATGAAGTACTTATTTCATTTGGTATCTTAATGCTTTCACAATTTTTAGGAATTCTTTTTAGAGCTAAAACTAGTGCCGGAAGAATTGTTGAGATTTTAGAAAAGCCTTATGATGATTTAAATGTAGCTAATGGACTTACTTTAGATAAATCTTTACCTACTAAAGATTTCTCAGTTGAATTTAAAGATTTTAACTTTAAATACTATAAAAATTCACCCGAATACATCTTAAAAAACATTAACTTTAAAGTTAATGGAGGAAAAACTTTAGGAATAATTGGTCCAACCGGCAGTGGTAAAACTACAATTGGAACATTAATTGCCAATAACCTTAAATATACCGAAGGAAGCATTTTAATTAATGATAAAGAACTTAATCAAATTAATTCAAAAGATTTAAGCGAATCATTAGCTATTGTTTATCAAGAATCGCAGCTTTTTGCAGGTACAATTAGATCGAATTTACTTTTTGCTAAGCCAGATGCAACTGCAGAAGAAATTAGTAAAGCTTTAACTGCGTCTTGTTCTATTGATTTTGTTTATCGCTTTGATGATGGACTGGATCATCCGGTGTATCAAAGAGGGAAAAACCTTTCTGGTGGCCAAAAACAAAGGCTTTCAATTGCCCGTTCACTTTTAGTAAATCCGAAAATTTTAATTCTAGATGATTCAACTAGTGCTTTAGATAATTTAACTACTAAAAAGCTAATTGAAAACATTAAAAAATATTACGATTGCACCACAATTATCATTTCACAAAAAATTAACTCAATTAAGCATTCTGATGAAATTTTAGTCATTAACGCAGGCGAAATTATTGCAAAAGGAAAACACGAACAGCTAACTAAAGAATGTAAGTGATACAGAGAAATTTACCATAATCAATTAGAACAATAA
- a CDS encoding ABC transporter ATP-binding protein, translating to MEKLTLEKVRQEIAHSSSKSNNLSSLKVFKVLWSYLKESKKYYYLGLLFAILNSLAYTAGSILIGQILHLYFEPYINGAVPIFQWNQFFIFLSCLALMFILYGIFKYLEALFYVKASFIAATNLRLKIMHKLYKMPIKYYDSQKAGDLISSLINDVNNVGNSLFQITSQIFSSCFNIIFSGIFLCLISLKLSLIVIPLTLVLFFSVFLIIQKAQKYFTQTQNTFGLLNAFVEESLNNTMVTNSFNQQKFVFSNLKKITKTIRQIAFKGDTIARSFETWYNLISNLIILIISGIAAIFYINKVSMWGLPFFGSSESGIATPSLIITYVSLNWNFMGPFQNLLSLAFNVQVGIASSKRVHRLTELKEPDLSKEKYTLDREVKGEIIFKNVFFKYNENLENWQLNDASFKVKQGQTIAIVGPTGAGKTTIINLLSKMYDYNKGSILIDGYELNEIKTENLRDNMTVILQDSFLFNETIRYNLKIANPNISDEQMIAAAKLTNAHHFIETMKNGYDTVIESNGNNISQGQRQLIAITRAMLSNRNIVILDEATSNIDSQTEIIIQKAMLELMKNRTSFIIAHRLSTIKNADKILVIDAGKIIEEGTHEELLAQKGFYESLYSAQFK from the coding sequence ATGGAAAAATTAACTTTAGAAAAAGTTAGACAAGAAATAGCTCATTCTAGCTCTAAAAGTAATAACCTTTCTTCTTTGAAGGTGTTTAAAGTTCTTTGATCGTATTTAAAAGAAAGTAAGAAATATTACTATTTAGGTCTACTTTTTGCAATTTTAAACTCACTTGCTTACACTGCGGGAAGTATTTTAATTGGGCAAATTTTGCATCTTTATTTTGAACCATATATAAATGGTGCAGTGCCAATTTTCCAATGAAATCAATTCTTTATTTTCCTTTCTTGCCTTGCTTTAATGTTTATTTTATATGGTATTTTTAAATATTTAGAAGCTCTTTTTTATGTTAAAGCTTCATTTATTGCAGCAACTAACTTACGTTTAAAAATTATGCATAAACTTTATAAAATGCCTATTAAATACTATGATTCACAAAAGGCTGGTGATTTAATTTCATCATTAATTAATGATGTTAACAACGTTGGTAATTCACTTTTTCAAATCACTAGTCAAATTTTTAGTAGCTGCTTTAACATTATTTTTTCAGGTATTTTCCTTTGCCTTATTTCGCTTAAACTTTCATTAATAGTTATTCCATTAACATTAGTTTTATTCTTTTCAGTGTTTTTAATTATTCAAAAAGCACAGAAATACTTTACTCAAACTCAAAATACCTTTGGTTTGCTTAATGCTTTTGTCGAAGAATCACTTAATAATACAATGGTTACTAATTCATTTAATCAACAAAAATTTGTTTTTAGCAACCTTAAAAAAATTACTAAAACAATTCGTCAAATTGCATTTAAAGGTGATACTATTGCGCGTAGCTTTGAAACCTGATATAACTTAATTTCAAACCTTATTATCTTAATTATTTCAGGAATTGCAGCTATTTTCTACATTAATAAAGTTTCAATGTGAGGACTTCCATTTTTTGGATCTTCAGAAAGTGGGATTGCTACTCCTTCACTTATTATTACTTACGTTTCACTTAATTGAAACTTTATGGGACCATTTCAAAACCTTTTAAGCTTAGCTTTTAATGTTCAAGTTGGAATTGCTTCATCAAAAAGAGTGCATCGCCTAACTGAATTAAAAGAACCTGATTTAAGTAAAGAAAAATACACCTTAGATAGAGAAGTTAAAGGTGAAATCATATTTAAAAATGTTTTTTTCAAATATAATGAAAACCTTGAAAATTGACAATTAAATGATGCTAGTTTTAAAGTTAAGCAAGGCCAAACAATTGCTATTGTTGGACCAACTGGAGCTGGAAAAACCACAATTATTAACCTTTTAAGTAAAATGTATGATTATAACAAAGGAAGCATTTTAATTGATGGTTATGAACTTAATGAAATTAAAACTGAAAATCTAAGAGATAATATGACTGTTATCTTGCAAGACTCGTTTTTATTTAATGAAACCATTAGATATAATCTTAAAATTGCTAATCCAAATATTTCTGATGAACAAATGATTGCTGCAGCTAAATTAACTAATGCGCATCACTTTATCGAAACTATGAAAAATGGATATGATACAGTGATTGAAAGTAACGGAAACAACATCTCTCAAGGCCAAAGACAACTTATTGCAATTACTAGAGCGATGCTTTCAAATCGAAATATCGTAATTTTAGATGAAGCTACTTCAAATATTGACTCTCAAACTGAAATTATTATCCAAAAAGCGATGCTAGAGCTTATGAAAAATCGCACTTCATTTATTATCGCTCACCGTCTTAGCACCATTAAAAATGCTGACAAAATTTTAGTTATTGATGCTGGAAAAATCATTGAAGAAGGAACTCATGAAGAACTTCTTGCTCAAAAAGGATTTTACGAATCTCTTTACAGCGCTCAATTCAAATAA
- a CDS encoding IS30 family transposase, with amino-acid sequence MVNSFKQTNPDTFCPTFSTIYKALKQQRIKLPLDPLLYLSRGGYTKTTLKQGKKSLIHARDLKYRPEEADLRLEKGHFEADTVIGKREDKFVLFTLLDRKTRELYIALTKRDAKSINKALKMLIRKYNLEIKTLTVDNGSENTLLHKVVGKKKLFKCKPYASYQKGSIENAHRYIRRFIPKGKSFNSLTQEYVFWLKEQIDEYKRILAIEN; translated from the coding sequence ATGGTCAACTCGTTCAAACAAACAAATCCAGATACTTTTTGTCCTACATTTAGCACAATTTACAAAGCTCTAAAGCAACAAAGAATAAAGCTTCCTCTTGACCCGCTTTTATATTTATCAAGAGGTGGCTATACAAAAACTACATTAAAGCAAGGTAAAAAATCCTTGATACACGCTAGAGACCTAAAATATAGACCTGAAGAAGCGGATTTAAGGCTAGAAAAAGGGCATTTTGAAGCTGATACAGTAATAGGTAAAAGAGAAGATAAGTTTGTTCTTTTTACACTTTTAGACCGTAAAACTAGAGAGTTATATATCGCTTTAACCAAAAGAGATGCAAAATCAATTAACAAAGCATTAAAAATGTTAATAAGAAAATACAATCTTGAAATAAAGACTTTGACAGTAGATAATGGTAGCGAAAACACACTTCTTCATAAAGTGGTAGGTAAGAAAAAATTATTTAAATGTAAACCTTATGCTTCATATCAAAAAGGTTCAATTGAAAATGCTCATAGATACATTAGAAGATTTATTCCGAAGGGTAAAAGTTTCAATTCACTCACACAAGAATATGTGTTTTGACTCAAAGAACAAATCGATGAATACAAAAGAATATTAGCGATAGAAAATTAA
- a CDS encoding GA module-containing protein, with protein MKSNYYFNQGFERTLYGDKDYSIATIKMKGERDNKLENQDLWYESEQEWEVTFNRIAPFLQIEGYDFDMWSSSPRFGIVLSKALEFVEDSVEITVYKSTQSEEVYEKLKAPRITNDLENLEFKMNNIVKDIPIPNKYNSEWLGYLTSYNRWTSSLVTWEGDDRKRLEPTWKPNPIYEDLLTDWRHGASADSQPIRAYFIDNWRSELEDLINKKGGNRFWYPPKSIVDGTVKSGKNWPNNWQMSKKFRDNVGTILGFGYNTGPKPTLDFNDQNWFKITFKTRKNQLMFDKKNTGGLAYVMAGWTTYDKNVDVYSFNWKAADVNPNRQNYSIDIKEFKEKDSKYKLPNSVSYQLVRPAGNGLEEAIVPEQSITLSDNGQRNNVDTWYSRIYNSFDKAANPTFWTTQYNGQNKNIFETWQLKPTISISEEDIWDIITTSKVDPNDSNRLIFEVKYVINDLKLQKENLRQKLKEFKYLNTVQKEFYINKLKTINDANDLKKLLDTENNTGEIKDLDDKMGELKDLYEKARNLRNGENFANYDQKYKAVFDEVLNNISTKISQNLNKREVQGLIDEVKTLWEYYNSLEKIATFTNLTKDQKTKLNKEIQDKMAEANAKDADKVSSFKTTSSKGDSINQLMKQLTSLKAAAEKAKKTNNYKLSTGDKKPNFDNALAALSRANTSVDKKQITTLITNLRNALDALNGDKTLNDAKAKGKEELAKLTHLNESQKTLISNKISEAHTVEQVKALIKIEENGSKGSANLLNEKMQKLRELITSGQKATNSEDQNYTNYDQATSDKKATLDNALKNAKDNLNTVGDSLEKVTDFVTKLETALNKLDGNTNLQTAKDNAINAINNPQFFPNLNQAQKDALIALINSKNTLSDIETIVGSSENNYIGTAKDLDNAMKYLKEEIAASEAIKNNDKYYNASVKVKNDFDTKFNEVSGKVNDNLTLEQSTKLKEDLKNEREALDGVSSDILRNELISKVSADSALSPVEKQILLDKINKAKSNDELNKINTIIDALSAKMGELVQKQVKANAAKNGLDYENATNAFKKAFDDQIEKNTKFLNDATNDEPFYNLDNLELINAEIDKLKKQTQDAIENLKNSAKTHLAESKTNAASAIEALEYLNNAQKKALKEQLNNVTTIAPHEETLDKSVDEVLKEANDVNGSMKALSDFIKKQIQKGNGSDPLVDLNYVDADSRLKTNFVTSYNKAKQALNKQNGKNLSNDEVNALLATLKNDFAALNGKTNRQNKVNELQNLVNGAADVKNDEKFQNSSAQKQEQYNNAIANGEKVLKNKDNQTLNQIKEAINTIKDALLKIQNNKEDLKNKINNLPNLNNKEKEKFISEINKHQEDDDQIYNIYKDALDKNDKKQKLIDLIDEKENLSEEDKAQLKEHIKNSTYNSEEELNEAKENINNLDASISDLLSDENENLTNEKLDSIIDQISNIHLNNNDYLNLVKLLKSLNGINDALTKYQASSVSNKDYNDKKKNLENSIKENLAFVATDPRVVLQRDRLIRHQEVFVKLSEAEIGLVDAILSANKEAFEQNMENLKQVAPEQYVNFAKQIEQDKFFEIVSKKSKVSANEKQQLSKLSSEGISKVLYSAYKTKVDSLKVGSAAALKWLVIMGGVLLTAAVIIFGIGFAKKRKKDN; from the coding sequence TTGAAAAGCAACTATTACTTTAACCAAGGTTTTGAAAGAACTCTTTATGGTGATAAAGATTATTCTATTGCAACCATCAAAATGAAAGGTGAAAGAGATAATAAATTAGAAAATCAAGATCTTTGATACGAAAGCGAGCAAGAGTGAGAAGTTACATTTAACCGAATCGCACCATTCTTACAAATCGAGGGGTATGATTTTGATATGTGAAGCAGTTCACCACGCTTTGGTATTGTATTATCTAAAGCGCTAGAATTTGTGGAAGACAGTGTAGAAATTACAGTTTATAAAAGCACTCAATCTGAAGAAGTTTATGAAAAACTAAAAGCTCCAAGAATCACAAATGATCTTGAGAATCTTGAGTTTAAGATGAATAATATTGTTAAAGATATTCCTATTCCAAACAAATATAATTCAGAATGATTAGGTTATTTAACTAGCTACAACAGATGAACATCTTCACTTGTTACTTGAGAAGGTGATGATCGAAAAAGATTAGAACCTACTTGAAAACCTAATCCTATATATGAAGATCTTTTAACTGATTGACGTCACGGTGCTAGTGCAGATTCGCAACCAATTAGAGCTTACTTTATAGACAACTGAAGAAGTGAACTTGAAGATCTTATAAATAAAAAAGGTGGTAATAGATTTTGATATCCACCTAAATCAATTGTTGATGGAACTGTTAAGTCAGGTAAGAACTGACCCAATAATTGACAAATGAGTAAAAAATTCCGAGATAACGTAGGTACAATTCTTGGTTTTGGTTACAACACCGGCCCAAAACCTACATTAGATTTCAACGATCAAAACTGATTTAAAATTACATTCAAAACTCGTAAAAATCAATTGATGTTTGATAAGAAAAATACTGGTGGATTAGCTTATGTAATGGCTGGTTGAACAACATATGATAAAAATGTTGATGTTTATAGTTTTAACTGAAAAGCCGCAGATGTAAATCCTAATCGTCAAAATTATTCAATTGATATCAAAGAATTCAAGGAAAAAGATTCAAAATACAAATTACCTAATTCAGTTTCATATCAATTGGTAAGACCTGCAGGAAACGGATTAGAAGAAGCTATTGTCCCTGAACAGTCAATTACTTTAAGTGATAACGGACAAAGAAATAATGTCGATACTTGATATTCACGTATTTACAATTCTTTTGATAAAGCTGCAAATCCTACTTTCTGAACAACTCAATACAATGGACAAAATAAAAATATTTTTGAAACTTGACAATTAAAACCAACAATTTCAATTTCTGAAGAAGATATTTGAGATATCATCACAACATCTAAAGTTGATCCAAATGATTCAAACCGTTTAATTTTTGAAGTGAAATATGTAATTAACGATCTTAAATTGCAAAAAGAAAACCTGAGACAAAAACTGAAAGAATTCAAGTACTTAAATACCGTTCAAAAAGAGTTCTACATCAATAAACTTAAAACTATAAATGATGCTAATGATCTTAAAAAACTTTTAGATACAGAAAATAATACAGGTGAAATTAAAGATCTTGATGACAAAATGGGTGAATTAAAAGATCTTTATGAAAAAGCAAGAAACCTTAGAAATGGTGAAAATTTTGCTAATTATGATCAAAAATACAAAGCTGTGTTTGATGAAGTTTTAAATAATATTTCAACAAAGATTAGTCAAAACTTAAATAAAAGAGAGGTTCAAGGGCTAATTGATGAAGTAAAAACTCTTTGAGAATACTACAATTCATTAGAAAAAATTGCAACTTTTACCAATTTAACCAAAGACCAAAAAACTAAATTAAACAAAGAAATTCAAGATAAAATGGCTGAGGCTAATGCTAAAGACGCTGATAAAGTAAGTAGCTTTAAAACTACTTCTTCAAAAGGTGATTCAATAAATCAGTTAATGAAGCAATTAACCTCATTAAAAGCTGCTGCGGAAAAAGCTAAAAAAACAAATAACTATAAATTATCTACAGGTGATAAAAAACCTAATTTTGATAACGCTTTAGCAGCTCTAAGTCGAGCTAATACATCAGTAGATAAAAAGCAAATTACAACTTTAATTACTAATTTAAGAAATGCTTTAGATGCTCTTAATGGTGATAAAACTCTTAATGATGCTAAAGCAAAAGGTAAAGAAGAATTAGCAAAATTAACACACTTAAATGAGAGTCAAAAAACTTTAATTTCAAACAAAATCAGTGAAGCTCATACAGTAGAACAAGTCAAAGCTTTAATTAAAATTGAAGAAAACGGTTCTAAAGGAAGTGCAAATCTTCTTAATGAGAAAATGCAAAAACTTAGAGAATTAATTACTTCAGGTCAAAAAGCAACAAATTCTGAAGATCAAAACTACACTAATTATGATCAAGCTACAAGTGATAAAAAAGCAACTTTAGATAATGCGCTAAAAAATGCTAAAGATAATTTAAACACAGTTGGAGATAGTTTAGAAAAAGTTACAGATTTTGTAACTAAACTAGAAACCGCTTTAAATAAACTTGATGGAAATACAAATCTTCAAACAGCTAAAGATAACGCGATTAATGCAATTAATAATCCGCAATTTTTCCCTAATTTAAATCAGGCTCAAAAAGATGCTTTAATTGCTTTGATTAATTCTAAAAATACACTAAGTGACATTGAAACTATTGTAGGATCAAGCGAAAATAATTACATTGGTACAGCTAAAGATCTTGACAATGCAATGAAATATTTAAAAGAAGAAATTGCAGCTTCTGAAGCAATTAAAAATAATGATAAATATTACAATGCTTCAGTTAAAGTTAAAAATGATTTTGATACTAAATTTAATGAAGTTAGTGGCAAAGTAAATGATAATTTAACTTTAGAACAATCTACAAAACTTAAAGAAGATCTTAAAAATGAAAGAGAAGCTCTTGATGGTGTATCTAGTGACATTTTAAGAAATGAATTAATTTCTAAAGTTAGCGCTGATTCTGCTCTTTCTCCAGTTGAAAAACAAATTCTTTTAGATAAAATCAACAAAGCTAAAAGTAATGATGAATTAAACAAAATCAACACTATAATTGATGCACTTTCAGCTAAAATGGGTGAACTTGTTCAAAAACAAGTTAAAGCCAATGCAGCTAAAAATGGACTTGATTATGAAAATGCTACAAATGCATTTAAGAAAGCATTTGATGATCAAATTGAGAAAAATACTAAATTTCTAAATGATGCAACTAATGATGAACCGTTTTATAACCTTGATAATCTTGAATTAATTAATGCTGAAATTGACAAGCTTAAAAAACAAACTCAAGATGCAATTGAGAATTTAAAAAATAGTGCTAAAACCCATCTTGCTGAATCTAAAACAAATGCAGCAAGTGCAATTGAAGCTCTTGAATACTTAAATAATGCTCAAAAAAAAGCATTAAAAGAGCAATTAAATAATGTAACAACAATTGCTCCTCATGAAGAAACTTTAGATAAATCAGTTGATGAAGTTCTTAAAGAAGCAAATGATGTTAATGGTTCTATGAAAGCTCTTAGCGATTTCATTAAAAAGCAAATTCAGAAAGGTAATGGAAGTGATCCATTAGTTGATTTAAATTACGTCGATGCTGATTCAAGACTTAAAACTAATTTCGTAACTTCATATAACAAAGCAAAACAAGCTTTAAATAAACAAAACGGTAAAAACTTATCTAATGATGAAGTAAATGCTCTTTTAGCTACACTAAAAAATGATTTTGCTGCTTTAAACGGAAAAACTAACCGTCAAAATAAAGTAAATGAACTTCAAAACTTAGTAAATGGTGCTGCGGATGTTAAAAATGATGAAAAATTCCAAAACTCATCAGCACAAAAACAAGAACAATACAATAATGCAATTGCAAATGGTGAAAAAGTCTTAAAAAATAAAGATAATCAAACTCTTAATCAAATCAAGGAAGCAATAAACACAATTAAAGATGCTCTTTTAAAAATCCAAAACAACAAAGAAGATCTTAAAAACAAAATTAATAATCTTCCAAATCTTAACAATAAAGAAAAAGAAAAATTTATTAGTGAAATCAACAAACACCAAGAAGATGATGATCAAATTTACAACATTTACAAAGATGCTCTTGATAAAAATGATAAAAAACAAAAACTTATCGATTTAATTGATGAAAAAGAAAATCTTTCAGAAGAAGATAAAGCTCAGTTAAAAGAACACATTAAAAATAGCACTTACAATAGCGAAGAAGAATTAAATGAAGCAAAAGAAAATATTAATAATTTAGACGCTTCAATTAGCGATTTATTAAGTGATGAAAATGAAAACTTAACTAATGAAAAACTTGATTCAATCATTGATCAAATTAGTAATATTCATTTAAATAATAATGATTACCTTAATTTAGTTAAGTTATTAAAATCATTAAATGGTATTAATGATGCTTTAACTAAATATCAAGCTTCATCAGTATCTAATAAAGATTACAATGATAAAAAGAAAAATCTTGAAAATTCTATTAAAGAAAATCTAGCTTTTGTAGCTACTGACCCTAGAGTAGTTCTTCAAAGGGACAGATTAATCAGACATCAAGAAGTATTTGTAAAATTATCTGAAGCAGAAATTGGATTAGTTGATGCTATTTTAAGTGCAAATAAAGAAGCATTTGAACAAAATATGGAAAACTTAAAACAAGTTGCTCCTGAACAATATGTAAACTTCGCTAAACAAATAGAACAAGACAAATTCTTTGAAATTGTTTCTAAAAAATCAAAAGTTTCAGCAAATGAAAAACAACAATTATCTAAATTAAGCTCAGAAGGAATTTCAAAAGTTCTTTATAGCGCTTACAAAACCAAAGTTGATTCATTAAAAGTTGGTTCAGCGGCAGCATTAAAATGATTAGTTATTATGGGTGGTGTGCTTCTTACAGCAGCGGTTATAATTTTTGGTATTGGTTTTGCTAAAAAACGTAAAAAAGATAACTAA
- a CDS encoding class I SAM-dependent methyltransferase — protein MGSGPGRFAFGANKIYPSYQIDCYDLSDKSIQIGNDLATKMGINNITFTKADLTEKDILKHSHYNLCFFTFNSLMTIPGHDNKKKALLNAYNALKSDGYLVFTAPTISGDINRENFIKNNLSNEHERKSDISYQIDNKLGVLCHYEKEEIFQMLEQINLPKPIFASKRDEFALETKEAKIFSDNAVYYIIKKP, from the coding sequence TTAGGTTCAGGACCTGGCAGATTTGCATTTGGGGCAAATAAAATCTATCCTAGCTACCAAATTGATTGTTATGATCTTTCGGATAAATCGATTCAAATTGGTAATGATTTAGCAACTAAAATGGGTATCAACAACATCACTTTTACTAAAGCTGACCTAACTGAAAAAGATATCTTAAAACATTCACATTACAATTTATGCTTTTTTACATTCAATTCACTTATGACTATTCCAGGTCATGATAATAAGAAAAAAGCACTTTTAAATGCATATAACGCACTTAAAAGTGATGGTTATTTAGTTTTTACAGCTCCTACAATTTCTGGAGATATTAATCGTGAAAACTTTATTAAAAACAATTTAAGTAATGAACATGAAAGAAAATCCGATATTTCTTATCAAATTGATAATAAATTAGGTGTGCTTTGTCATTATGAAAAAGAAGAAATTTTTCAAATGTTAGAGCAAATCAATCTTCCAAAACCTATTTTTGCTTCTAAAAGAGACGAATTTGCCCTTGAAACTAAAGAAGCAAAAATCTTCTCGGATAATGCTGTTTATTACATAATTAAAAAACCTTAA
- a CDS encoding thioredoxin family protein — MLIHSTYENIKDKLDKGLKIVVFHAKWCGACRMLAPVLEQVAEEGETIIKIDVDEDRTFAAANNVSSIPYILIYKDGVIVDKLLGYRPYEQLKEEIAKHK, encoded by the coding sequence ATGTTAATTCATTCAACATACGAAAATATTAAAGATAAACTTGATAAAGGGTTAAAAATTGTAGTGTTTCACGCTAAATGATGTGGTGCATGTAGAATGCTTGCTCCAGTTCTTGAGCAAGTAGCAGAAGAAGGGGAAACAATCATTAAAATTGATGTCGATGAAGATAGAACTTTTGCGGCTGCAAATAATGTATCTTCTATTCCTTACATTTTAATTTATAAAGATGGTGTTATTGTAGATAAATTATTAGGATATAGACCATACGAGCAACTCAAAGAAGAAATTGCAAAACACAAATAA
- the prmC gene encoding peptide chain release factor N(5)-glutamine methyltransferase: MPTKEDLLLEKKRYGLSQEVSKEELKMLSENTPVQKIIGYVDYLDVKIDLSKKVLIPRYETIELVLWANEIIQQNNYQSVLDLCTGSGFIALAIKKANPSVNVSASDIDLEAIEQTKINADKNDLKISVIASDLFDSLQGNKFDLIVSNPPYLAFYEHLEKSVLQHEPLHALFADEQGLYFYKQILEQAPNYLNPNGTLLFEINPLHLAFWESLDSAKYDLEIKKDLFGMYRMVKIQLK, encoded by the coding sequence TTGCCTACTAAAGAAGATCTTTTACTTGAGAAAAAAAGATATGGACTTTCGCAAGAAGTATCTAAAGAAGAATTAAAGATGCTTAGCGAAAATACTCCGGTTCAAAAAATCATTGGATATGTTGATTATTTAGATGTAAAAATTGATTTATCAAAAAAAGTGTTAATTCCTAGATATGAAACCATTGAATTAGTTTTATGAGCTAATGAAATTATTCAACAAAATAATTACCAAAGTGTTTTAGATTTATGCACCGGAAGTGGATTTATTGCTTTAGCAATTAAAAAAGCTAACCCAAGCGTAAATGTATCTGCTTCTGATATTGATTTAGAAGCAATTGAACAAACTAAAATCAACGCAGATAAAAATGACCTTAAAATTAGCGTAATTGCATCAGATTTATTCGACAGCTTACAAGGTAATAAATTTGATTTAATTGTGTCTAACCCGCCTTATTTGGCCTTTTATGAGCATTTAGAGAAATCAGTTCTCCAACATGAACCGCTTCACGCTCTTTTTGCTGATGAACAAGGTTTATATTTTTACAAACAAATCTTAGAGCAAGCTCCAAATTATTTAAATCCAAATGGAACACTTTTATTTGAAATAAACCCACTTCATTTAGCTTTTTGAGAATCACTAGATTCAGCTAAATATGACCTAGAAATTAAAAAAGACTTATTTGGCATGTACCGAATGGTTAAAATTCAGCTTAAATAA